The following DNA comes from Methanosarcina vacuolata Z-761.
CTCCGCAGGGAATTTCTTCTCCGTGATAGCAGCTCCAGCTGTACTCAAGAGGAGCTTTTACTTCCAGAGCCTTTCTGACGATTTCCGTTTTCCCAAGTTCAATAAGAGGAGCCAGTATTTTTACCCCGTTTTGAGTGGAGTAGGAAAAAGCCCTGTCCATTGTCTGCACATAAGCAAGGGAATTGTCAGGGAAAGTGCCTGCTTCTTCACCGTTAAAGCCCACTACAAGGTAATCACATTCCCTGCTTTCGGCAAAGCTTCCTGCGATATTGAGCATCACCCCATTTCTATTAGGGACCCAGACAGCTTTTGCTGAAGCATCTGTGATCTCTGCAGGGGCCGCTTCGCCAATATCTTCAAAAGATAAAGATGGGACTTCAACATCCCTGTTAACGAGAGAGGTGGATGTTATTTCCGAAAGCCAGTCCAGTTTTATAACCCTATGTTCAATTCCAAAGTATTCACATACCTTTCGCGAGTACTTAATTTCCCTCTCTCTGGCCCTCTGCCCATAATCAAAAGTAATAGCCATCTCTATGTCAAAATCTTCCGCTGCGATTGCGAGCGCTGCAACTGAATCAAGCCCGCTGCTCAGGAGGGTTATAGCTTTCATATTTACTCACTAATTTAATTAATTTTAACTCGAAATTTTAACTTTCTAATTAAACTCACTATTTAAACTCAACAGGAAATTTAACTGATTATTTAGACTTAACAGGAAATTTAAGTTATTATTTTAACTTCACAGGAAATTTAGCTGATTATTTAAACTTCACAGGAAATTTAACTGATTATTTAAACTTCACAGGAAATTTAACTGATTATTTTAAGCTCAATAGGGGACTAAAATTATCATTTAAACTCAATAGGGAATTTCGTGAATTTATGATTACAAGATTTTCCAGGTTCATTGACTCAGGATTATCCAGGTATATTCTTTCAGGATTCCTGTAATATTCTTCAGGGATTATCCCAATAATATCAGCACCTCATATTTAAAAGTAGCTGTATTCTTAATGGAGGTTAAAGGTCAGCCTGTGGATTTGCATTGCTTCAGATTGATTATAGGTACAAGTGAAAAAGCATTCCGAGCGCAGGTGTAGAAACATTTCCTGTTACGGTTTAATCCTAAAGTTCCTGCTATAAACTTCGATTAAAAAGGTCTGATTATAAACACTAATTTTAAAATTTCAATTCTTGAAGACGGCTCTATAAAATCTGTTTTACCAAATTCTTTTTAGCAAACCGCACTATATATTGAATAGGGAAAGCTAGTCGAAGAGGTGGGGATACTTGATTGGAATTATTTCGGACTCACACGATAACATGAATGCTATCCGGAAAGCGGTGGAATTTTTTAATGAAAAAAAGGTAAAAACCGTGCTGCACGCCGGAGATCTCATTTCTCCGTTTACCGCAAGAGCCTTTGAGGATTTGGAGTCAAAACTTTACTTTGTATTCGGAAACAATGATGGAGATAAAGTAACACTTACGAAGCGGTTTGAAGAAATCGGAGCGATTTCCTGCGGGAACTTTGGAGATCTGACAATTGACGGACTGCATATTGCCCTTCTGCACGGGACAAATGAAGCCCTGGTCAAAGCGCTTGCCATTTCAGGGGAATTTGACGTCGTAATTCGGGGCCATACTCATGATCCAGGTGTCAAAATCATTGAAGGGGTTCCTGTGATAAATCCAGGTGAAGCTTCAGGCGTGCTTTCCGGAAAGCAAACGGTTGCCCTTCTTGAAATCGCAAACCTTAACGTTGAGATAATCCAGCTTGAGCTGGACTAATTTTACTCCTCTCTTATTTTTTAGCGTGATAATTTTTTTGGCTTTTTGGTATTTTTTGGCTTTTATGATGTTTTTTGGCTTTTTGGCATTTTTTGGTGTTTTGGGACAGGCAAACTGAGCCTGATTAGCTGGCAGTAATACCGGAAATTATATCAGCTTTCTCGCCATTCCCATTTCAATCGTTTTTGAAACAGCTCATCATTAAAGGTTCTGAAACAATTTTTCATTAAAAGTTCTGAAACATTTCTCATTAAATGTTGTATTATTCATAACGATTGTATTTCCCACTAATGTTTAGCTTTCTCATTAAAGGTTGTAATATCCATGGAATCAGCAGGAACGGAATCTATAAACTCTTTACCCGGCAAGACAGATGAAACTAAAAAAACTTCCGGAAAAAGGAAAAGTACCCTCATTTTTGCCTGCTCTGGCCTTTCTAACACCGGAAAACTTACAATGCAGGCAGCATCAGCTCTTGCTTTCAGAAGGCCTGACCTTTACAGGGCTGCGGCTGCTCACAAAGGAGTTGATGCGGTTGAAGATGCCATATCAGACGGCTTTAAGATTCTTGCCCTGGACGGCTGCTCGGACCGTTGTGCCACAAAAAAGCTCGATGAAGCCGGAATGAAAGCTGACACATATCTAATGGTTACGGAACTCGGGGTCGAGAAAACAAGACCTTCGGATGTGAAGCCTGAATATGTGGAAAAAATTGTCAGAGCTATAAAAGAAGCCTGAGCCCAACTTCCCATCATTATTTTTTAATTTCTTAAATACAGTATCAGTATCCTCGCCTGAGAATAGCTATCAATTCATCTGGATGAGGCATTCGTTCTTTGATTTTTGTGCAAACAGATTCAATGTCATAATCGAGGCGCAGGTGCTCTACTTTTCCGTTTTCGGTGTCAAAAATGGCGCAGCTTGCCCGGGGATCTCCATCCCTTGGCTGTCCGACTGAACCCGGATTTATTATTTTCAAGTTTCCGAGTTTTCTGTTCATGGGGATATGAGAGTGCCCGACAACAAGAAATTCTGCTTCCAAAGGCTCCATTGCTTCGTTAATCATATTCTGGATCTCTTCGTCAGTAGTTTCGGGCTTTATGTATTCAAACATAGAGCGAGGGCTGGCATGGGTCAGATAGAGTCTTTTTCCGTCGATTTCTTCTCTAATCAGGAGGGGGAGGTTCTGAAGGTATTCCATTCCGGATTTATCAAGGATTTCCCAGGTGTATTCCCTGGTCGCAATTGAGAGATGTTTATATTTGTATCCACACTGACAGTCTACCTTGAAAGCAACTGCATTATCATGGTTTCCTCTTATTACAGGAATTTCTTTCATGCGCAGAAGGTCAATACATTTGTCTGGATCAGGCCCATAGTCAACAATATCTCCGAGACAGATGACTCTATCATGAGGAATTTCCAGAACAGTCTCTAAAGCTTCATAATTTGCATGGATGTCGGCAATCAGCAAGATTCTCATATCTTCCACTTCTCACTTCATTCACTCTATTTTGGTTTTTTTCTATTCATTCTTAAAATTTTGTTCTTTGTTTTCCCCTTTAGATTCCTTATTTTATCTCTCTATTTTATCTCTCTATTTTATCCCTCTAAATGCAACCCACGTATTCCTATTCCCATTACCAGTAAATTGGTTTCCATAGGTGGATGGTTCCAGCCATCTGGGGAGATTGTCTTTTTCTCAACGGAAATTTCAATCTGGCTTCCGCTAAGGCCGCAGTCTTGCATGTAATCCATAGCAAGCTTTTTCCCAAGTTTGGTTGCAGTATCAAGGGCTTCTGAATACGTATCAAATTTCAGCCTGCTGCCCGGGGCAAAGACCAGGAAATCCTTATCTGGGGACATGAGGCTTGCTGGTCGTATCAGGATTTCAACTCTTTTAATACCTTTTCCCACCAGGGCTCCGACTGCGTTTCCTACCTCGGCATGTTGGGGAACGATGATTTCTGCATCAATTATTTCCTTTAGCTCTTCCCTATATGCCCGTACAGGTCCTCCAAGCAGTACAACCGGAATGTCCAGCTTGAATTTAGCAGGATAGTTTCCGTCCAGGATCTTTTCAATGGATTCGTATGGAACATCTGACAGGATATAAGACAGCAAATGAAGTGCCATGCTCCTTGCAACCCGCTTTTTTACTGCAGTACATAACTCTCCTGGGGTCATATGCATAAGTCTTGCAATCTTTTCTGCGCCTATTTGTGAGGCATCAACATCCCATTCAGTGTATTCCCCAAGTACATGCAGAGCGTCAGTAGGCGTGAACCCGATTGCCTGGACGAGGCGTTTTCGGATAAGGGAATCTAACGTCTGAGGATAGACGTCTTTTTGGAGAAGGACATTGATTTCAGGTACCGATACGGGTTCTTCCCCTATGACCTTCATTACCTCAGCTTC
Coding sequences within:
- the queC gene encoding 7-cyano-7-deazaguanine synthase QueC, with the translated sequence MKAITLLSSGLDSVAALAIAAEDFDIEMAITFDYGQRAREREIKYSRKVCEYFGIEHRVIKLDWLSEITSTSLVNRDVEVPSLSFEDIGEAAPAEITDASAKAVWVPNRNGVMLNIAGSFAESRECDYLVVGFNGEEAGTFPDNSLAYVQTMDRAFSYSTQNGVKILAPLIELGKTEIVRKALEVKAPLEYSWSCYHGEEIPCGECESCVRRARAFNNAGVKDPLLERLGI
- a CDS encoding metallophosphoesterase, whose amino-acid sequence is MIGIISDSHDNMNAIRKAVEFFNEKKVKTVLHAGDLISPFTARAFEDLESKLYFVFGNNDGDKVTLTKRFEEIGAISCGNFGDLTIDGLHIALLHGTNEALVKALAISGEFDVVIRGHTHDPGVKIIEGVPVINPGEASGVLSGKQTVALLEIANLNVEIIQLELD
- a CDS encoding putative zinc-binding protein → MESAGTESINSLPGKTDETKKTSGKRKSTLIFACSGLSNTGKLTMQAASALAFRRPDLYRAAAAHKGVDAVEDAISDGFKILALDGCSDRCATKKLDEAGMKADTYLMVTELGVEKTRPSDVKPEYVEKIVRAIKEA
- a CDS encoding metallophosphoesterase family protein; its protein translation is MRILLIADIHANYEALETVLEIPHDRVICLGDIVDYGPDPDKCIDLLRMKEIPVIRGNHDNAVAFKVDCQCGYKYKHLSIATREYTWEILDKSGMEYLQNLPLLIREEIDGKRLYLTHASPRSMFEYIKPETTDEEIQNMINEAMEPLEAEFLVVGHSHIPMNRKLGNLKIINPGSVGQPRDGDPRASCAIFDTENGKVEHLRLDYDIESVCTKIKERMPHPDELIAILRRGY